One Ostrinia nubilalis chromosome 4, ilOstNubi1.1, whole genome shotgun sequence DNA window includes the following coding sequences:
- the LOC135088633 gene encoding GTP-binding protein Di-Ras2: MPEQSNDYRVVVFGAGGVGKSSLVLRFVKGTFRESYIPTIEDTYRQVISSNKTICTLQITDTTGSHQFPAMQRLSISKGHAFILVYSVSSRQSLEELKPIWQTIKEIKGVDLPNIPVMLAGNKCDESPEIREVSASEGQSQAQAWGVSFMETSAKTNHNVTQLFQELLNMEKNRNVSLQVDGKGKKKKDKVVKEGEASASGREKCLVM; the protein is encoded by the exons ATGCCGGAGCAAAGTAATGACTATCGGGTGGTTGTTTTTGGAGCGGGTGGTGTAGGGAAAAGTTCACTGGTTCTTCGATTTGTGAAAGGAACCTTCAGGGAGTCATACATACCGACGATTGAAGACACCTACAGACAA GTTATCAGCAGCAACAAAACTATTTGCACATTGCAAATCACGGACACAACTGGTTCTCATCAATTTCCTGCAATGCAGAGGTTATCCATCAGTAAG GGCCATGCATTCATATTGGTATATTCCGTAAGCAGTCGACAATCACTCGAGGAGCTGAAGCCTATATGGCAGACGATAAAAGAAATTAAAGGAGTGGACCTACCCAACATACCTGTAATGTTAGCAGGGAACAAATGTGACGAGAGTCCGGAAATACGCGAGGTTTCTGCATCAGAAGGACAGAGTCAAGCTCAAGCCTGGGGTGTTTCTTTCATGGAAACATCTGCCAAAACTAATCATAATGTCACACAGCTTTTCCAG GAACTATTAAACATGGAAAAGAACAGAAATGTATCCCTGCAGGTGGATGGCAAaggaaagaagaaaaaagacaAAGTAGTGAAAGAAGGTGAAGCATCGGCTAGCGGTCGAGAGAAATGTCTTGTTATGTAA